One segment of Papaver somniferum cultivar HN1 unplaced genomic scaffold, ASM357369v1 unplaced-scaffold_81, whole genome shotgun sequence DNA contains the following:
- the LOC113345234 gene encoding glycine-rich cell wall structural protein-like encodes MAGDFNISTSWEGLGGGSGGGGVRGGSGGGGVRGGNGGGGVRGGNGGDSGICSGGAGGGGGDGGGGGNGGGGGGGGGGGVSGVGRGCSSGSGGGGGGGSSGGGVRGGNGVGGVRGGNGGDSGICSGGAGGGGGDGGGGGNGGGGGGGGGGGVSGVGRGCSSGSGGGGGGGSGGGGVRGGSGGGGVRGGNGGGGVRGGNGGDSGICSGGAGGGGGDGGGGGNGGGGGGGGGGGVSGVGRGCSSGSGGGGAVSQSRIKVLASFPSSPSVLKLC; translated from the exons GGTTTAGGTGGTggcagcggtggtggtggtgttcgTGGTggcagcggtggtggtggtgttcgTGGTGGcaacggtggtggtggtgttcgTGGTGGCAACGGTGGTGATAGTGGCATTTGTAGTGGCGGTGCTGGTGGTGGAGGCGGTGATGGAGGAGGAGGCGGTaacggtggcggcggtggtggtggtggaggaggaggcGTTAGCGGTGTTGGTCGTGGTTGTtctagtggtagtggtggtggcggtg GTGGTGGCAGCAGTGGTGGTGGTGTTCGTGGTGGCAACGGTGTTGGTGGTGTTCGTGGTGGCAACGGTGGTGATAGTGGCATTTGTAGTGGCGGTGCTGGTGGTGGAGGCGGTGATGGAGGAGGAGGCGGTaacggtggcggcggtggtggtggtggaggaggaggcGTTAGCGGTGTTGGTCGTGGTTGTtctagtggtagtggtggtggcggtg GTGGTggcagcggtggtggtggtgttcgTGGTggcagcggtggtggtggtgttcgTGGTGGcaacggtggtggtggtgttcgTGGTGGCAACGGTGGTGATAGTGGCATTTGTAGTGGCGGTGCTGGTGGTGGAGGCGGTGATGGAGGAGGAGGCGGTaacggtggcggcggtggtggtggtggaggaggaggcGTTAGCGGTGTTGGTCGTGGTTGTtctagtggtagtggtggtggcggtg CTGTATCCCAAAGTAGGATTAAGGTTTTAGCTTCATTCCCAAGTTCACCATCTGTTCTGAAGTTATGTTGA